The genome window TGCTAAATGGCTCCTCAAAATATTCTCTGTGCTTATAATGCTATCAGTACATttgattttattcataaaaaaaattatgtatgatTAAACTCACTGCAAATATTTTGAATACAATCTAAACATTCACATGTTTATGGCAAATTTGCCCCCTTAGTGATTAATCCACTTTTGTGCACTTTTCTATTTCACAACTTATAAAATGTTGTTTCTGTTTCTGCATGGCCCAGGTTTCCCCACTGTTCTTATACATTATCTGTACTACATGGCTCCTGTTTTTAGTCAGTTAGTATTCTGTTAATACactgtttgtgtgcgtgtatatataaatagtgctacattatttttgtataattaaacttaatgaaaatattttgaggatggtataaatatttacatctgttttctttttttaatagtaatgtTTTAGAACCTGTGCACACATTTATCTATTTGCTATAATGTTTCATCTCCTCAACATTACTATGGTATTCAAATAATattcaaataattattatacattattaacaTAACTAGGAATCAATTAGATCAGGATGAATATGGGGGTGGCCTGACCTAAAACATTCATGAGTCACTGAAATGACACATGATAAAATGTTCATAGGGATGCTTTTAATTGCTTTTTTGTACTCACCTCACTGTCAAGTCCTAACAGAATAATcatgaggaaaaaacaaaaggcCCATAGTTGTGGCACGGGCATCATAGCAACTGCCCTGGGGTATGCAATAAAGGCCAAGCCTGGACCtacaaaagcaaaacaatttGTTTTAGGGATGACACTTTTCTCAACATTACATTTCCTGGATATGTGTACTGGTTGGAATTAGCAGATAAGTTAGATCTCCAGTCACCTGACTCTGCCACTGTTGAGATGTCAGTGTTCTGCTCATAAGCCATAAAGCCCAGCACTGAGAAGATGGCAAAACCAGCCACAAAACTGGTTCCACTATTCAACAGGCACAAATAAATACAGTCCCTGCAAGGATCCATACACACATATTAGATGTTACTcatacatacagacatataCGCAATATTTTTCTACAAGATTAGTTTACTCACTTGTAGCAGTTATTATCGTACTTATTGTAGCTTCCCAGGGCAGTGAGGCACCCGATGCAGAGAGCGTAGGAGTAAAGAATTTGTGTTCCAGCATCCATCCACACCTACATGCcgtgaaagaaataaagaggcTTTAGTACCCACTGACCATCTGAGAAAGCAACATCTGCAAACTCTCAAAGACGTTAAGAGTTTATTAAGGGTTAATATAATGTAGCATTCCATAACCTTCTTATTCACCAGTTCTCTACAAAACAAGTGAGATAAGAACAACAATTCTCTTTTCAATGCAACTGTAATTATAGTAAAAGAAGAAATTTAGACATAAAATACACTAGatgtttttactattattagGAATTACCAATGATTGCAATTATTAGCAAGTGTCATTAAATACCTGGGGGTCTGCAAGACGTGTAAAATCTGGGTAGAGGTAAAAAATTATGCCACTGACAGCACCAGGCAACGTGAGTCCACGCACCAGAAGAACTGCCAATATTACATAAGGAAAGGTAGCAGTAAAATAGACCACCTGAGAAAGTAAGAGAGGTTGCTCAGTCAAACTAAGTCAAAGACCATGCCACAATATTATGTCACAATATAAGTCATAATGAACATTTGAAGTTCATAAATATGTGTGAAGAAGCTCTCACCTTGCCTGTAGACTTCACTCCCTTCCACACACAGAAGTAGCAGATGATCCAAGCTAAAAGGAGACACAGAGCCAGCTCCCATCTCACATTGCCCAGATCATCCATACTGCTTGTGAGATTTAGCACTCTCCTcctgaaaaacacaaacaatactTAAGCTGTTACATTcagaaaaatgtttacagtagATGTATTTTAAGCAAGGTTTAAAAACAACTCACTCCCAGAACTCTTTAACAGGTGAAGTTGCATTTTCTGGTATACTTGAGTTGagcaaattattcattttgtcaaACTCTGTGCATGTTTCTGTTGAAGAGAGAATACACAGCAAAATATTTAAGACCAGGATTCTAACACAGCTCAAGCACGTGTTCTAAAACTATGCAATGAAATGTAAGAAGCAATAATCTTATTACtggaaataaattagaaatgtGACAATATAAATTCTTATTAATATAAAGTGCCCTCAAAAATGATctgaatgtttaaatattagACACATTATCTAAATGTGTGGAATAATAATTTCAACTTAATAGTTTtccaaaataaatttattgaaaaacatttattttacaataataatcagattccaaaaaacattaatttatacaGGGTtgaacaatgaaactgaaacactggccaatttagtgttggaggtttcatggctaaatttgccCTGCCTGGTGGCCAATCCTCATTGATTGCACACCAGtaagagtgtgaaggtttaattagcagagtaatagcacagttttgctaaAAATACTGCAAttcacacaacattatgggtgacatatcagagttcaaaagaggacaaattgttggtgcgttTCTCACTGAcacgcatctgtgaccaagataGCAAGTATTtttgatgtatcaagagccaaaCTATCCatggtaatgtcagcataccaccaagaaggatgaaccacatccaacaggagtaaatATGGATGCAAGAgcaagctgtctgaaagggatgtccaggtgctaacccggattgtactgtatccaaaaaacataaaaccacagctgtcCAACTCgttgcagaattaaatgtgcacctcagcTCTCCTATTTACACCAAAACTGTTCGTCGGGAGCttcacagggtcaatgtacatggccggaATTGTGCTAGCAGTGAACATCTTTGACTGTGGAGAATgtaaaacatgtattgttctctgatgagtccacctttaCTTTCTTTCACACATCCGGGAGcgttacggtgtggagaagccccaaagaagcgtaccacccagagTAAAGCATGGGGTTgaatcagtgatggtttgggctgcaaaatcatggcattccctaggcccaatacttgtgctaaaTAGGCgtgtcactgccaaggactaccgaaccattctggaggaccatgtgcacccaatggttcaaacattgtgtCCTAAAAGCGATGCTGTggatcaggatgataatgcaccaatacacacagcaagactggtgagaGAGTGGTTTGATAAatatgaaagtgaagttgaacatctcccattcCCTGCAGAgccaccagatctaaatattattgagccattTCGGGATGTTTTGGAGGAAATCAAGTCAGGAAAtattttcctccaccagcatcacgtagtgacctggccactattctgcaagaagaatggctcaaaatccctctggccactgtgcaggacttgtatctgtcccAGGACGAACTGATGCTGTGTTGGCCGCAAAAGGGGGCCCTAcatcatattaattaattattgtggtctaaaaccaggcgtccAACCCCTGTATGTAAGAGCTTATTTTGTACTACTGTAATTAAAGCATAAACTATCAGTATAATACGCATAACATGCCCTAACatctaaaataaacacacagaatTGAAATTAATCTTTTAGTGACCTCTTTGGTCATGTCTGCGACTAAACAGCAAATAAAACTCTTTAAATATATGATACAAAGGCATTTATTAGGCtatatcatgaaaaaaaatgtgtggtaCAGGGTGCCTGCTTACATAAATGATAataactatttatttgttttgatttaGTTTGTATGCAGACTTTTGGAATACACtatataaaatgcatgtttACAAGTTGGCAGTCAGCTAACAATGTTGGATATATTGTAAAACATTGAAATATCATAATATCCATGCCTAGTATCCTTTCCACATcctgttttatacaaacaaCTCCTAATCTATCTTACAGTAATTTTTTATCAGTTACTGTTTGAAAATCATTAGTGGTGtatgttaatataaaaaaataccagTATTCCAGGTATTGCTGCAGGTAGACCATGGGACCTCAAGactaaaggaagaaaaaagataGAAGAATGCCCAGGCCAAAATGATCACATAGTAGATGCTGGAGTACAACACGACGACCTGACTTCCATAGCCTAAtcctacaaaaagaaaaaaaaattaattgtttgaCATTTATCCAATCACACCACATAAGGGCATGTCATTGAAAATTTACAGGGTCAAAAATACAACAatccataaaatatatatatctattaACTCCTTGTTCTTTACAATAGACAAATCAAATATACCTTtgtaaagtttaaatatttaaatgcataattttACAAACTTGCTGATAATAAACCAAATACCATATACATTGTAGACAGTTATATGTTCATATACCATTTTCACATAccagttttcattgttattcaCAATTTGCCCTGCTCAATCAAAGGACAAGTGACCTTATATAATTTCGTTGGCAGACTATCGTCAGTAAGGCACTGACACGTGCAGAAGTGTTGTTGGGATTTATACTCACTCTATTTCCTCTGCCTCTTTGTAGCTACTAACTTTATTGCTACTAGAGTTTCCATGTGCAGTGTGTTAAATGTCCTCTTGCCCTTTGTCTACTAGTAGATGGATATCTTTTGGTTGGACTGTTTCCAAGGAGTGACAAAGAGCAAGTACAACAACATGAGCATAATGCTGTGCTtcatgcacttattccagtgccACAACCAATGATTAGCAGTTCAGTAACACTGCTGCGCTAGGAATAGTCCTCACCCCAAATATCTGCACGCTGGTGGTTCTATGTTGGTCCTGATAAACTGATTACAGAAGTGATGATACACTGTGCACAGCAATAACCTTACATTGAGTAACTGTGCAACTATACTATGCACTTATACAAAGAACCTTTACTCTTATCTACAGCATAGCTGCAGGCTATCATTCTAACAAAATCAAAGCCACATCTGCTCGTTAACTGAAGACAAAGACTAGTGAGAACAGTCAAGTGTCACTCCTGCATACCATAGTCTGAATGAAAACCTGAAAACCCGGTCCTTGGCAGATAAGATTTGCTGATCTATTTGTTAAAGGTAGTTGCTAAAATTGgcaataaattttatttactgtagataTTTATGAATTGTTTGTTGAGGAATAAGGATTCAGTTAAGCAGCCAATGTGAGAGAGTAGTCAATTAACTTAATACCTTCTAAAAATAGTTTAGTTTTCAAGTccacttctaaaaaaaaaggtatacatGTAAAAGATACTCATACACACGACGtctttgataaataaaaatctatctaCTAAATTTACAATATAATGCAAACAATGCTGTCTTTGACCACTGCTATACCATAATAACTACACCAAACCCTTTAAAAAATTTGTTCAGCATCTACAGTTTTCCTTTATTTAGGGCCTTAATGTAAATGGCAATTAATCCATTATCTGAATGCCCAATCCTCAAAATCTGAAGTACTGAACAatcaaaagtacattttaggCAAAAACTTTTAAGGGCCATTAAAAACACATAGGTGCTTACCTTCGAACAAAGGGCAGATTTTCCTCCAGCAAGTAATGCAACCCTGACTAGTGTACTGACCCAATGATATCTCCATGAGAAACAGTGGAATGCCACAGGCAAACAGGAAAGTCAAATAGGGAATGAAAAACACTCCTgaaaaataaagtgacaattttaTGAAGGCAAGCTTATTCATgaagcacatttcatacaaaaagGCATTTAACAGTACTTAACATAactaaaagaaagataaaaacttattattttaaatatgatgtacaatttatatataatggTATATGTGGCAGGGCATCACCAATTACATGCCAACTTCCCTCGTCTGTGACAGTGATACCTCCCTTCAAGATGCTCTAAACATCTTCAAAGTGCGGTTTGAACCTCAAAACGGAGTTAGTGAGGAAGACCATCCCTCCCTCCCAAAGACCAAGTACTATATCTCACCACAGccaatttaagaaaaaaaactacacagcGTCAACCCACGGAAGGCTGCTGGACCAGACTACATTTTGCGCAGTGCTCAGAGGATGTGCAGACAGCTTGGGGATGCTCTCATTGATATAGGCAAAATCTCTTTGAACATTGTCATTTGACAAGATGCTTCAGGGCCAGTGACTACCATCACTACCGTCTCTGTACCaaagaagtcttctgtgtctTGCCTCAAAGACACTATCCAGTCTCACTTACAGCCACGattatgaagtgcttcgagAGGGTCCTCATAAGACACCTCAACACCTCCTCAACCCCTATACTTGGTCTGAACATCTCTACTTGgtctgaacacctccctctgcaactgaaTCCTAAACATCCTGACTGGGAGACCACAGACAgtctggtttggaaacagcatcTTCAACACCACCACACTTAGCACTGGGGCCCCGAGAGCCATGTGCTTAGTTCACTGTTGTTCATTCTACTGACTCTGCTGGCTCCAATCACATCATAAAGTACACAACCACGGTGGCTCTCATTAGAACAGGTCATGATACAGAGAGGAGGTGCAGCGATTAACGGACTGGTGCAGAAACAAAAAGCTGCCTTTGAACACGAATAAAACAAAAGGGGTGGATATTGACTTCAGAAAAGCACAGAGAACCACTCTCTGCTGAACAGCAACACTTCCTATGAGGAGATCATTAAGAGCACTAAATTCCTTGAAGTTTATGTCCTCAACACCAGTGCCATAGCCAAAAAGCCTTGGTAGTGACTCTGCTTTCTAAGTAGGATGAAAACTGCCTGGGTTGGGACATACAGTAGACATCGAGACATAGTCAGGACAGCTGAGAAGACCATctgggtctctctcccctccaaAACAGACATTCATACCACTCTGCATCCACAAAGCCACTACCACACTCCCCTCACATACACTTTTCACCTTTCTGCAATCTGGAAAAAGATACCAAAGCATTTGTGTGCTAGCAAGCAGACTGTGTAACAGTTTCTTCTCACATGCCACCAGAAGTCTTAATATCCAGGGACTGAATTGATACCAAcagacgtgcacacacacac of Clarias gariepinus isolate MV-2021 ecotype Netherlands chromosome 6, CGAR_prim_01v2, whole genome shotgun sequence contains these proteins:
- the slc6a22.1 gene encoding solute carrier family 6 member 22, tandem duplicate 1 isoform X2, whose protein sequence is MEMNYDPELQVKLACPESRTPNTSGKTQDRGQWSNKVEFLLAVAGQIIGLGNVWRFPYLCYKNGGGVFFIPYLTFLFACGIPLFLMEISLGQYTSQGCITCWRKICPLFEGLGYGSQVVVLYSSIYYVIILAWAFFYLFSSFSLEVPWSTCSNTWNTETCTEFDKMNNLLNSSIPENATSPVKEFWERRVLNLTSSMDDLGNVRWELALCLLLAWIICYFCVWKGVKSTGKVVYFTATFPYVILAVLLVRGLTLPGAVSGIIFYLYPDFTRLADPQVWMDAGTQILYSYALCIGCLTALGSYNKYDNNCYKDCIYLCLLNSGTSFVAGFAIFSVLGFMAYEQNTDISTVAESGPGLAFIAYPRAVAMMPVPQLWAFCFFLMIILLGLDSEFVCLEALITAVTDMYPSFFLYGHRRKGFLLIICIGCFLCGLVMVTEGGLYIFQLFDYYCCSGMTLLLFAILQSVCIGWVYGGDRLYDNIENMIGYKPLFLIKYCWKYLTPLFCGGTFVFSLIKFTPLKFNNVIEYPWWGYALGWWFTLSSTLLVPLWMIYVLLTSSGSLRQRLRVLCTPASDLR
- the slc6a22.1 gene encoding solute carrier family 6 member 22, tandem duplicate 1 isoform X1, producing the protein MEKSNILPSFSDMEMNYDPELQVKLACPESRTPNTSGKTQDRGQWSNKVEFLLAVAGQIIGLGNVWRFPYLCYKNGGGVFFIPYLTFLFACGIPLFLMEISLGQYTSQGCITCWRKICPLFEGLGYGSQVVVLYSSIYYVIILAWAFFYLFSSFSLEVPWSTCSNTWNTETCTEFDKMNNLLNSSIPENATSPVKEFWERRVLNLTSSMDDLGNVRWELALCLLLAWIICYFCVWKGVKSTGKVVYFTATFPYVILAVLLVRGLTLPGAVSGIIFYLYPDFTRLADPQVWMDAGTQILYSYALCIGCLTALGSYNKYDNNCYKDCIYLCLLNSGTSFVAGFAIFSVLGFMAYEQNTDISTVAESGPGLAFIAYPRAVAMMPVPQLWAFCFFLMIILLGLDSEFVCLEALITAVTDMYPSFFLYGHRRKGFLLIICIGCFLCGLVMVTEGGLYIFQLFDYYCCSGMTLLLFAILQSVCIGWVYGGDRLYDNIENMIGYKPLFLIKYCWKYLTPLFCGGTFVFSLIKFTPLKFNNVIEYPWWGYALGWWFTLSSTLLVPLWMIYVLLTSSGSLRQRLRVLCTPASDLR